A DNA window from Pseudoalteromonas spongiae UST010723-006 contains the following coding sequences:
- the dnaE gene encoding DNA polymerase III subunit alpha: MQDPKFIHLRVHSDYSMVDGLAKTKPIVGKIAELNMPAFAITDQMNLCGLVRFYGAAHGAGIKPIVGADLWLHSPEFPDEPCRLVVLAKNNAGYKNLTLLISKAYQRGHLMQRPMVDKEWLIEHKEGLILLSGAKDGDLGKALLKGNNDLTKSIGNFYLEHFKDHYYIELTRTEREQEEDYLHSAVAYAQYSGLPVVATNEVVFLNKEDFEAHEIRVAIHDGFTLDDKRRPKRFSEQQYLKTEEQMCELFSDIPEALENSVEIAKRCNVTIQLGTYFLPDYPTGSLSIEDFLVKVSEDGLEERLQFLFPDEEDRKVKRVEYDDRLRIELDVINQMGFPGYFLIVMEFIQWSKDNIIPVGPGRGSGAGSLVAYALKITDLDPLQFDLLFERFLNPERVSMPDFDVDFCMDRRDEVIDHVAKLYGRDAVSQIITFGTMAAKAVIRDVGRVLGHPYGFVDRISKLVPGDPGMTLAKAFDVEPRLPEAYDTDDEVKELIDMCRILEGCTRNAGKHAGGVVISPTTITDFAALYCDDEGKFPVTQFDKNDVETAGLVKFDFLGLRTLTILQWAIDMANERLTREQKEHIDIAAIPLDDPPSFELLLRAETTAVFQLESRGMKDLIRRLKPDCFEDMIALVALFRPGPLQSGMVDNFIDRKHGREEVSYPDAQYQHESLQPILEPTYGIILYQEQVMQIAQVLAGYSLGGADLLRRAMGKKKPEEMAKQRSTFEDGAKQNGVDGELAMKIFDLVEKFAGYGFNKSHSAAYALVSYQTLWMKTHYPAEFMAAVMSADMDNTDKIVTLVDECENMKLTLLPPDVNSGLYKFTVNNQGEIVYGIGAIKGVGEGPVDAILEAREAGGPFKDLFDFCARVDIKRLNKRVIEKLIMSGAMDKLGPEQTQSARSILIASLPDALKSADQHNKAEALGQSDLFGLLATEPEEVAAAFVQAPKFTDNEWLEGERETLGLYLTGHPINQYRSELKNYVSGRLVDLQPTERDVTSTAAGLVINARTLINKKGKRWGLLTLDDKSARIDIRLFPEQFETYQELLQMNNILVISGVVSFDNFSGGITMTAREVASIESVREKRVKNIKMTVKMQEVSDNFLSRLEHTITPYKFGTCPIRIQYERPDATTELSLGTQWCVTPSDELLANLSRLVAQNIELEFN; this comes from the coding sequence ATGCAAGACCCTAAATTTATACACTTACGTGTTCACAGTGATTATTCAATGGTGGACGGCTTAGCAAAAACTAAGCCTATCGTCGGTAAAATTGCAGAGCTGAATATGCCTGCATTTGCCATTACTGATCAAATGAACTTGTGCGGTTTAGTGCGCTTTTACGGTGCTGCGCATGGTGCTGGTATTAAACCCATTGTTGGCGCTGATCTGTGGTTACACAGTCCTGAATTTCCCGATGAGCCTTGTCGTTTGGTCGTACTTGCTAAAAATAATGCGGGCTATAAGAACCTTACACTGCTTATTTCCAAAGCCTATCAACGCGGTCACCTTATGCAACGACCTATGGTTGATAAAGAGTGGCTTATTGAGCATAAAGAAGGCCTTATTTTACTTTCAGGTGCCAAAGACGGTGATTTAGGTAAAGCCTTATTAAAAGGCAATAATGACTTAACCAAATCCATTGGTAACTTTTATTTAGAACACTTTAAAGATCATTACTATATTGAGCTAACGCGCACTGAACGCGAGCAAGAAGAAGATTATTTGCATAGTGCGGTGGCTTATGCTCAATACTCAGGTTTGCCGGTTGTTGCCACCAACGAAGTCGTGTTTCTCAATAAAGAAGACTTTGAAGCCCATGAAATTCGTGTTGCTATTCACGATGGTTTTACCCTTGATGATAAACGCCGTCCTAAACGTTTTTCAGAGCAGCAATATTTAAAAACCGAAGAACAAATGTGTGAGTTGTTCTCGGATATTCCAGAAGCACTGGAAAACTCGGTAGAAATTGCCAAACGTTGTAATGTTACCATTCAACTTGGCACTTACTTCTTACCAGATTACCCAACGGGTTCTTTGTCGATTGAAGACTTCTTAGTAAAAGTATCAGAAGATGGTCTGGAAGAACGTTTACAGTTCTTATTCCCCGATGAAGAAGATCGCAAAGTCAAACGCGTCGAATATGATGACCGCTTAAGAATTGAACTTGACGTAATTAACCAAATGGGTTTCCCTGGTTACTTCTTAATCGTAATGGAATTCATCCAGTGGAGTAAAGATAACATTATTCCGGTGGGTCCAGGCCGTGGTTCAGGTGCAGGTTCATTAGTTGCTTATGCGCTAAAGATCACCGATCTTGATCCACTGCAATTTGACTTACTTTTCGAGCGTTTCTTAAACCCAGAACGTGTATCCATGCCCGATTTCGACGTCGATTTCTGTATGGACCGACGCGATGAAGTAATCGACCACGTTGCTAAACTCTATGGCCGTGATGCGGTATCGCAGATCATTACTTTTGGTACGATGGCGGCAAAAGCTGTAATACGCGATGTAGGCCGTGTACTAGGTCACCCTTATGGTTTTGTTGACCGTATTTCAAAATTAGTACCGGGCGATCCGGGCATGACACTGGCAAAAGCCTTTGACGTTGAACCGCGCTTGCCAGAGGCCTACGACACAGACGATGAAGTAAAAGAACTTATCGATATGTGCCGAATTTTAGAAGGCTGTACACGTAATGCCGGTAAACACGCCGGTGGTGTTGTTATTTCACCGACAACCATTACTGATTTTGCTGCACTTTATTGTGATGACGAGGGTAAATTCCCGGTTACGCAGTTTGATAAAAACGATGTAGAAACAGCAGGTCTTGTTAAGTTCGACTTCTTAGGGTTACGCACCTTAACCATCTTACAATGGGCTATCGATATGGCCAATGAGCGCTTAACGCGTGAGCAAAAAGAACATATCGATATCGCCGCTATTCCGCTTGATGATCCACCGAGTTTTGAATTATTACTGCGCGCCGAAACAACCGCAGTATTCCAGCTTGAATCACGCGGCATGAAAGACCTTATCCGTCGCTTAAAGCCCGACTGCTTTGAAGACATGATCGCACTGGTTGCACTTTTCCGTCCAGGTCCATTGCAATCGGGCATGGTAGATAACTTTATCGACCGTAAGCACGGACGAGAAGAAGTATCTTACCCAGATGCGCAATATCAGCACGAAAGCTTGCAGCCTATCTTAGAGCCAACCTATGGCATTATTCTTTACCAAGAACAGGTAATGCAGATTGCTCAGGTACTAGCAGGGTATAGCCTTGGTGGCGCTGACTTACTGCGTCGTGCTATGGGTAAGAAAAAGCCGGAAGAAATGGCCAAGCAGCGTTCAACCTTTGAGGATGGCGCAAAGCAAAATGGCGTAGACGGCGAACTTGCGATGAAGATCTTCGACCTTGTAGAAAAATTCGCAGGTTACGGCTTTAACAAATCGCACTCGGCAGCATACGCGCTAGTATCTTATCAAACGCTGTGGATGAAAACCCATTATCCAGCAGAGTTTATGGCGGCAGTTATGTCAGCCGATATGGATAACACCGATAAGATTGTTACCCTTGTTGATGAATGTGAGAATATGAAACTCACATTATTACCGCCTGATGTGAACTCTGGTTTATATAAGTTTACGGTAAATAATCAAGGCGAAATTGTTTACGGTATTGGAGCAATTAAAGGTGTAGGCGAAGGGCCAGTAGACGCAATTTTAGAAGCGCGAGAAGCGGGCGGTCCATTTAAAGATTTATTTGATTTCTGTGCGCGCGTCGATATTAAGCGTTTAAATAAACGTGTGATTGAAAAACTGATTATGTCCGGCGCGATGGATAAATTGGGTCCAGAGCAAACACAAAGTGCACGCTCTATTTTAATTGCCAGCTTACCTGATGCGCTTAAATCGGCCGATCAACACAATAAAGCTGAAGCACTAGGCCAAAGCGATTTATTTGGTTTATTGGCAACGGAGCCAGAGGAAGTTGCCGCAGCATTTGTGCAAGCGCCTAAATTTACCGATAACGAATGGTTGGAAGGTGAACGCGAAACACTGGGACTTTACTTGACCGGTCACCCAATTAATCAATACCGTAGTGAGCTTAAAAACTATGTGTCGGGTCGACTTGTCGATTTACAACCGACGGAACGTGATGTAACGTCTACAGCGGCAGGTTTAGTGATTAATGCGCGTACCTTAATTAATAAAAAAGGAAAGCGTTGGGGACTACTGACACTGGATGATAAAAGTGCCCGAATTGATATTCGTTTATTTCCTGAACAGTTCGAAACTTACCAAGAACTGCTGCAAATGAACAATATCTTGGTGATATCTGGTGTGGTCAGCTTTGATAACTTCTCAGGTGGTATTACAATGACCGCTCGCGAAGTTGCAAGTATTGAATCTGTTCGTGAAAAGCGGGTTAAAAACATAAAAATGACGGTGAAAATGCAGGAAGTGAGTGATAACTTCTTGTCTCGATTAGAGCATACCATCACCCCGTATAAATTTGGTACTTGCCCAATAAGAATTCAATATGAACGCCCAGATGCAACAACTGAGCTTTCATTAGGAACACAGTGGTGTGTTACACCCAGTGACGAGTTACTTGCTAACCTCTCACGCTTAGTAGCACAGAATATTGAACTAGAATTTAATTAG